In the genome of bacterium, the window TCCTGACGGGTGACATATTGAAGACCGATATCCGTTCCGTTTTTTATCCGCTCCTGAAACCATTCAAGTTCCATAAACGCCAGTTTCAAGGTGTTATCCTCTATCGACACCTTGATAAACGAATGGGTTGGAATTGTATGCAGATAGTAATATAAGTTTACATTTTCCGGCTCAGCGGGGAACATATCAATAAACAGCCATCCGCCGAGTCTTATGAGTTTCACTTCGAATTTTCCCGATGTCTCCTTGTCGAAAATGAACAGGGTATAGGCGTTTTTACCTTCCTTTTCAAACATCCATGTCTCTTTATCACTATCGGAACGCCACGATCCGACTAGAGATTCTTCGTACACAATATCCTTGTCGGTATAGAGCGGATTGAGCGATGTCACAAGGCAACCGCCGGAAAAGAAAGCCAGTGCAAGAACAGCAATCGCCAAAAATGCTTTTTGTCTTCTCATAGTCATGCTCCGTCGTTAAAATAAGGTTTAAATTTTCTGATAAGGATATTCGATATATTTTGGCGTTCAAGTGTTGTCGAATCCGGCATGCGATAGATGGCGATATATAAATTGTCTTCGCTGTCGATATGGGTCAGCAGGCAATTCCTGACAACCGGCGTCCAGGTGAAGCCTCTGTATGAGAGCCTGCCCGCCTCACCGAGATAGTCGATGATATACCTGTCCGGGTGTGTGTCAGGGTCGGGTTTGTGAAGGACAGCGAAAATTCCGGGATCAGGTGATTGAGTCCATTCGTTGAGTCTGAATGGGCCTTCGATCGAATAATCGGCGATAATCCTCGATGTAAGATCAATCTCCGCAAGATTTCGTTCCGCCTCACGAAGGATTTCTTCTCGCTTCACCGAAAGACGATGTTCTTTCAATGCTTCCCTTGCAGGAAGGAAAACAGCCGCTGTCAGCACCGCCGCAGCGCCGACCGAAACCGCCGTCCGCATCCAGCGCGGATAACGCCTGAGGATTGCTGTTTGTTTTTCGACTTTCTCCTGCCCGCGCTCCAAAGCCCCGATAATTCCGGCCGAAAAGTCACCGGATAACGGAGGAGGAACATCAGCCCCGAAAGCATCATGAACCAGCGTCAGCGTTCTCCCAATTTGCGCCAGTTTCTGGGCACAGTTCCGACATTGATCGATATGAGCCATCAGCTCCGTCACATCATCCGGGGGAAGGTCTCCGCCCGCGTGCAGGGCCGCCATGCGGCGCGCCTCCGTACATTTCATATATGTCCTCCCGGTTGTTTTACAGTGTTAAAATAATTCGGATAACGTTTCAATAGTTCCCGTTTCATTCGTTCGCGCGCCTTTGCCAGATGAACGCGAATAGTCGACTGGTTGAGGTTGAGGAGACTCGCAATCTCCTCTGTGGAAAAGCCCTCGATGTCCCTGAGGACAAACACCTCACGCTGTTTCGGAGTAAGCATCCGGACGACGATCCTTACGATAGCGGCCATTTCAGCGTTCTCCGAGGCCGTATCAGGTAAAATCGTTCCGGCGGTGATTTCTCCACCCACGCCTTCAAGTGATACCACGGCATAACGTTTTTTAACACGATGAAAA includes:
- a CDS encoding RNA polymerase sigma factor, with amino-acid sequence MDNEMTELLSGARDGDMTAFRLLVDRCSRRVHSIAYRMTGNAEDARDIAQETFIRIHQSLAIIDDTQSFQGWLYRTTVNLALDFHRVKKRYAVVSLEGVGGEITAGTILPDTASENAEMAAIVRIVVRMLTPKQREVFVLRDIEGFSTEEIASLLNLNQSTIRVHLAKARERMKRELLKRYPNYFNTVKQPGGHI
- a CDS encoding zf-HC2 domain-containing protein, which translates into the protein MKCTEARRMAALHAGGDLPPDDVTELMAHIDQCRNCAQKLAQIGRTLTLVHDAFGADVPPPLSGDFSAGIIGALERGQEKVEKQTAILRRYPRWMRTAVSVGAAAVLTAAVFLPAREALKEHRLSVKREEILREAERNLAEIDLTSRIIADYSIEGPFRLNEWTQSPDPGIFAVLHKPDPDTHPDRYIIDYLGEAGRLSYRGFTWTPVVRNCLLTHIDSEDNLYIAIYRMPDSTTLERQNISNILIRKFKPYFNDGA